In Pseudomonas sp. MM213, a genomic segment contains:
- a CDS encoding DHA2 family efflux MFS transporter permease subunit, producing MSNNASFTPPSLLLSTIGLSLATFMQVLDTTIANVALPTISGNLGVSSEQGTWVITSFAVSNAIALPLTGWLSRRFGEVKLFLWATILFVLASFLCGISTSMPELIGFRVLQGLVAGPLYPMTQTLLIAVYPPARRGMALALLAMVTVVAPIAGPILGGWITDSYSWPWIFFINVPIGVFAVMVVRSQLKARPVVTSYQPMDYVGLITLIIGVGALQVILDKGNDLDWFESNFILIGAAISAIALAVFVIWEMTDKHPVVNLRLFAYRNFRIGTIVLVLGYAGFFGINLILPQWLQTQMGYTATWAGLAVAPIGILPVILSPFVGKYAHKFDLRLLAGLAFLAIGLSCFMRAGFTNEVDFQHIALVQLFMGIGVALFFMPTLSILMSDLPPSQIADGAGLATFLRTLGGSFAASLTTWIWIRRADQHHAYMSESISTYEPATREALNALGGANNPAYAQLDHVLTSQAYMLSTVDYFTLLGWAFMGLIVLVWLAKPPFAAKAGPAASGH from the coding sequence ATGAGCAATAACGCGTCTTTCACCCCGCCCAGCCTGCTGCTCAGCACCATCGGCCTGTCGCTGGCGACCTTCATGCAAGTGCTCGACACCACCATCGCCAACGTGGCGTTGCCGACGATTTCCGGCAACCTGGGCGTGAGTTCGGAGCAGGGCACCTGGGTGATCACCTCGTTTGCGGTGAGCAATGCGATTGCGCTGCCGCTGACTGGCTGGCTCAGTCGGCGCTTTGGCGAAGTGAAACTGTTTCTGTGGGCGACGATCCTGTTTGTGCTGGCTTCGTTTCTCTGCGGTATTTCCACCTCGATGCCGGAGCTGATTGGCTTTCGGGTGCTGCAAGGTCTGGTGGCCGGGCCGTTGTACCCGATGACCCAGACGCTGCTGATCGCGGTCTATCCCCCCGCCAGGCGCGGCATGGCCCTGGCGTTGCTGGCGATGGTCACGGTGGTGGCGCCGATTGCCGGGCCGATTCTGGGCGGCTGGATTACCGACAGTTATAGCTGGCCGTGGATCTTCTTCATCAACGTGCCAATCGGGGTTTTCGCGGTGATGGTGGTGCGTTCGCAGCTCAAGGCGCGGCCGGTGGTGACCAGTTATCAGCCAATGGATTACGTCGGTCTGATCACGTTGATCATCGGTGTCGGCGCGTTGCAGGTGATCCTCGACAAGGGCAACGACCTCGACTGGTTTGAATCGAATTTCATCCTCATCGGCGCGGCCATTTCCGCGATTGCGCTGGCGGTGTTCGTGATCTGGGAAATGACCGACAAACACCCGGTGGTCAACCTGCGCTTGTTCGCGTATCGCAACTTCCGCATCGGCACGATTGTGCTGGTGCTGGGTTACGCCGGGTTCTTCGGCATCAACCTGATCCTGCCGCAATGGCTGCAAACGCAGATGGGCTACACGGCAACGTGGGCCGGGCTGGCGGTGGCGCCGATCGGGATTCTGCCGGTGATCCTCTCGCCGTTTGTCGGCAAGTACGCGCACAAGTTCGACCTGCGGTTATTGGCGGGCCTGGCGTTCCTGGCGATTGGCCTCAGCTGCTTCATGCGCGCCGGGTTCACCAACGAAGTGGACTTCCAGCACATCGCCCTGGTGCAACTGTTCATGGGTATTGGCGTGGCGCTGTTCTTCATGCCGACCTTGAGCATTTTGATGTCGGACCTGCCACCGAGCCAGATTGCCGATGGCGCGGGCCTCGCGACGTTCCTGCGGACACTGGGCGGCAGTTTTGCGGCGTCGTTGACCACGTGGATCTGGATTCGTCGGGCGGATCAGCATCACGCGTACATGAGCGAGAGCATCAGCACCTACGAACCGGCGACCCGCGAGGCCCTGAATGCGCTGGGCGGTGCGAACAACCCGGCGTATGCGCAGCTCGATCATGTGCTGACCAGTCAGGCGTACATGCTCTCCACCGTGGATTACTTCACGTTGCTGGGGTGGGCGTTCATGGGGTTGATCGTGCTGGTGTGGCTGGCGAAACCACCGTTCGCGGCAAAGGCCGGGCCCGCGGCCTCCGGCCACTAG
- the lpxH gene encoding UDP-2,3-diacylglucosamine diphosphatase: MILLISDLHLEEERPDITRAFLDLLAGRARSASALYILGDFFEAWIGDDAMTPFQRSICQALRDLSDSGTAIFLMHGNRDFMLGQAFCKQAGCTLLKDPSVVQFNGEPVLLMHGDSLCTRDEAYMKLRRYLRNPITLFILRHLPLRTRHKLARKLRSESRAQTRMKANDIVDVTPDEVPRVMQAYGVKTLIHGHTHRPAIHKLQIGEQAAKRIVLGDWDRQGWALQVDESGFALAPFDFPPTPGLAIQHL, translated from the coding sequence GTGATATTGCTGATTTCAGACTTGCATCTGGAAGAGGAGCGCCCGGACATCACCCGGGCGTTTCTGGATTTGCTCGCCGGACGCGCCCGCTCGGCGAGTGCGTTGTACATCCTCGGCGACTTTTTCGAAGCGTGGATTGGCGACGATGCCATGACGCCCTTCCAGCGTTCCATCTGCCAGGCCCTGCGCGACCTCAGCGACAGCGGCACGGCGATTTTTCTGATGCACGGCAATCGTGACTTCATGCTCGGCCAGGCCTTTTGCAAACAGGCCGGTTGTACATTGCTGAAGGACCCGAGTGTCGTGCAGTTCAACGGCGAGCCGGTGCTCTTGATGCACGGCGACAGCCTCTGCACCCGCGACGAGGCTTACATGAAGCTGCGTCGTTACCTGCGCAACCCGATCACCCTGTTCATCCTGCGCCACTTGCCATTGCGCACCCGCCATAAACTGGCGCGCAAACTGCGCAGCGAAAGCCGTGCGCAGACGCGGATGAAGGCCAATGACATTGTCGATGTCACGCCGGACGAAGTGCCACGGGTGATGCAGGCCTATGGCGTGAAAACCCTGATCCACGGGCACACCCATCGCCCGGCCATCCACAAGTTGCAGATTGGCGAGCAAGCGGCCAAGCGCATTGTGCTGGGGGATTGGGATCGCCAGGGCTGGGCGTTGCAGGTGGATGAGAGCGGGTTTGCGTTGGCGCCGTTTGATTTCCCGCCGACACCTGGACTTGCAATACAACACCTGTAG
- a CDS encoding peptidylprolyl isomerase translates to MTQVKLTTNHGDIVLELNAEKAPITVANFIEYVKAGHYENTVFHRVIGNFMIQGGGFEPGMKEKKDKRPSIQNEADNGLSNDKYTVAMARTMEPHSASAQFFINVADNSFLNHSGKNVQGWGYAVFGKVTAGTDVVDKIKGVSTTSKAGHQDVPADDVIIEKAEIIE, encoded by the coding sequence ATGACCCAAGTCAAACTGACCACCAACCACGGCGACATCGTCCTGGAACTGAACGCTGAGAAAGCCCCGATCACCGTGGCCAACTTCATCGAGTACGTTAAAGCCGGTCACTACGAAAACACTGTTTTCCACCGCGTCATCGGTAACTTCATGATCCAGGGCGGCGGTTTCGAGCCAGGCATGAAAGAAAAGAAAGACAAGCGCCCAAGCATCCAGAACGAAGCCGACAACGGTCTTTCCAACGACAAATACACCGTCGCCATGGCCCGCACCATGGAGCCGCATTCGGCTTCCGCCCAGTTCTTCATCAACGTCGCTGACAACAGCTTCCTGAACCACAGCGGCAAGAACGTTCAGGGCTGGGGCTACGCAGTGTTCGGCAAAGTGACCGCCGGTACCGACGTTGTCGACAAGATCAAAGGCGTGTCCACCACCTCCAAGGCCGGCCACCAGGACGTACCAGCAGACGACGTGATCATCGAGAAAGCCGAGATCATTGAGTGA
- a CDS encoding glutamine--tRNA ligase/YqeY domain fusion protein — MSKPTVDPTSNSKTGPAVPVNFLRPIIQADLDSGKHTQIVTRFPPEPNGYLHIGHAKSICVNFGLAQEFGGVTHLRFDDTNPAKEDQEYIDAIESDVKWLGFEWSGEVRYASQYFDQLHDWAVELIKAGKAYVDDLSPEQAKEYRGTLTEPGRNSPFRDRSVEENLDWFARMRAGEFPDGARVLRAKIDMASPNMNLRDPIMYRIRHAHHHQTGDKWCIYPNYDFTHGQSDAIEGITHSICTLEFESHRPLYEWFLENLPVPANPRQYEFSRLNLNYTITSKRKLKQLVDEKHVNGWDDPRMSTLSGFRRRGYTPASIRNFCDMIGTNRSDGVVDFGMLEFSIRQDLDANAPRAMCVLRPLKVVITNYPEDKVDHLELPRHPQKEELGVRKLPFAREIYIDRDDFMEEPPKGYKRLEPAGEVRLRGSYVIRADEAIKDADGNIVELRCSYDPETLGKNPEGRKVKGVIHWVPAAASVECEVRLYDRLFRSPNPEKAEDSASFLDNINPDSLQVLTGCRAEPSLGNAQPEDRFQFEREGYFCADIKDSKPGAPVFNRTVTLRDSWGQ; from the coding sequence ATGAGCAAGCCCACTGTCGACCCTACCTCGAATTCCAAGACCGGCCCTGCCGTGCCGGTCAATTTCCTGCGCCCGATCATCCAGGCGGACCTGGACTCGGGTAAGCACACGCAGATCGTCACCCGTTTCCCGCCTGAGCCCAACGGCTACCTGCACATCGGTCACGCCAAGTCGATCTGTGTGAACTTCGGTCTGGCCCAGGAGTTTGGCGGCGTCACCCACCTGCGTTTCGACGACACCAACCCGGCCAAGGAAGACCAGGAATACATCGACGCCATCGAAAGCGACGTCAAATGGCTGGGTTTCGAATGGTCCGGCGAAGTGCGCTATGCCTCGCAGTATTTCGACCAGTTGCACGACTGGGCCGTTGAACTGATCAAGGCCGGCAAGGCCTACGTTGACGACCTGAGCCCTGAACAAGCCAAGGAATACCGTGGCACTCTGACCGAGCCGGGCCGCAACAGCCCGTTCCGTGATCGCAGCGTCGAAGAAAACCTCGACTGGTTCGCTCGCATGCGCGCCGGCGAGTTCCCGGACGGCGCACGTGTGCTGCGGGCCAAGATCGACATGGCTTCGCCGAACATGAACCTGCGCGATCCGATCATGTATCGCATCCGTCATGCGCATCACCACCAGACCGGTGACAAGTGGTGCATCTACCCGAACTACGACTTCACCCACGGTCAGTCGGACGCCATCGAAGGCATCACCCACTCGATCTGCACCCTGGAGTTCGAAAGCCACCGTCCGCTGTACGAGTGGTTCCTCGAGAACCTGCCGGTGCCGGCGAACCCGCGCCAGTACGAGTTCAGCCGCCTGAACCTGAACTACACCATCACCAGCAAGCGCAAGCTCAAGCAGTTGGTCGATGAGAAGCACGTCAATGGCTGGGACGATCCGCGCATGTCCACGCTGTCCGGCTTCCGCCGCCGTGGCTACACCCCGGCGTCGATCCGCAATTTCTGCGACATGATCGGCACCAACCGTTCCGACGGCGTGGTTGACTTCGGCATGCTTGAGTTCAGCATCCGTCAGGACCTCGACGCGAACGCCCCGCGCGCCATGTGCGTCCTACGTCCGCTGAAGGTCGTGATCACCAATTACCCGGAAGACAAGGTCGACCACCTCGAACTGCCTCGTCACCCGCAGAAAGAAGAACTCGGCGTGCGCAAGCTGCCGTTCGCCCGTGAAATCTACATCGACCGCGATGACTTCATGGAAGAGCCGCCAAAAGGCTACAAGCGCCTGGAACCGGCTGGTGAAGTGCGTCTGCGTGGCAGCTATGTGATCCGTGCCGACGAAGCGATCAAGGACGCCGATGGCAACATCGTCGAACTGCGTTGCTCGTACGACCCGGAAACCCTGGGCAAGAACCCTGAAGGCCGCAAGGTCAAAGGCGTGATTCACTGGGTGCCGGCCGCGGCCAGCGTCGAGTGCGAAGTGCGTCTGTACGATCGCCTGTTCCGCTCGCCGAACCCTGAAAAGGCCGAAGACAGCGCCAGTTTCCTGGACAACATCAACCCTGATTCGCTGCAAGTACTCACTGGTTGTCGTGCTGAACCCTCGCTGGGCAATGCACAGCCGGAAGACCGTTTCCAGTTCGAGCGCGAAGGTTACTTCTGCGCGGATATCAAGGACTCGAAACCAGGTGCTCCGGTATTCAACCGTACCGTGACCTTGCGTGATTCGTGGGGCCAGTGA
- a CDS encoding HlyD family secretion protein produces MATAQNTQTSGNPQDTSNPRKRKVMLVVLAIVVVLAGVGVWGYHEFFGRWNESTDDAYVNGNVVEITPLVTGTVVSIGADDGDLVHEGQVLVNFDPNDAEVGLQSAQANLARTVRQVRGLYSNVDGMKAQVNAQQAEVQKAQDNFNRRKNLAAGGAISQEELSHARDDLTSAQNALANAKQQLKTTSALVDDTVVSSHPDVMSAAAQLRQAYLNHSRSTLIAPVTGYVAKRSVQLGQRVQPGTALMAVIPLDQLWIDANFKETQLRDMRIGQPVDIQADLYGSDVKFSGTIDSLGAGTGSAFALLPAQNATGNWIKIVQRVPVRIHINAEELARHPLRVGLSTQVDVNLRDQSGPVLAQQPPQKASFSTSVYDRQLAEADAMITQLIHDNSAAVSKTAQR; encoded by the coding sequence ATGGCCACTGCACAAAACACACAAACCTCCGGCAACCCGCAGGACACCAGCAACCCGCGCAAACGCAAAGTCATGCTGGTGGTCCTGGCCATCGTGGTGGTCCTCGCCGGTGTCGGCGTCTGGGGTTATCACGAATTCTTCGGGCGCTGGAACGAAAGCACCGACGACGCCTATGTGAACGGCAACGTGGTGGAAATCACGCCGCTGGTCACCGGCACCGTCGTGAGCATCGGCGCTGATGACGGCGACCTGGTCCATGAAGGCCAGGTGCTGGTGAATTTCGACCCGAACGACGCCGAAGTCGGTCTGCAAAGTGCCCAGGCCAACCTCGCTCGCACCGTGCGTCAGGTGCGCGGCTTGTACAGCAACGTCGACGGCATGAAAGCCCAGGTCAACGCCCAGCAGGCGGAAGTGCAGAAGGCTCAGGACAACTTCAATCGCCGGAAAAATCTCGCGGCGGGCGGGGCGATTTCCCAGGAAGAACTGTCCCACGCTCGCGATGACCTGACCTCGGCGCAAAACGCCCTGGCCAACGCCAAACAGCAACTGAAAACCACCAGCGCCCTGGTGGATGACACCGTGGTGTCGTCGCACCCGGACGTGATGTCGGCCGCCGCGCAACTGCGCCAGGCGTACCTGAACCATTCCCGCAGCACTCTGATTGCACCGGTGACCGGTTACGTCGCCAAGCGCTCGGTACAACTCGGTCAACGGGTCCAGCCGGGCACCGCGCTGATGGCGGTGATTCCGCTGGATCAGTTGTGGATCGACGCCAACTTCAAGGAAACCCAACTGCGCGACATGCGCATTGGCCAGCCGGTGGATATCCAGGCTGACCTGTACGGCAGCGACGTGAAATTCAGCGGCACCATCGACAGCCTCGGCGCGGGCACCGGCAGCGCGTTTGCCCTGCTACCGGCGCAGAACGCCACCGGGAACTGGATCAAGATCGTCCAGCGTGTGCCGGTGCGGATTCACATCAACGCCGAAGAACTGGCCAGGCACCCGTTGCGCGTGGGCCTGTCGACTCAGGTCGATGTGAACCTGCGCGACCAGAGCGGCCCGGTGCTGGCGCAACAGCCGCCGCAAAAGGCGTCGTTCAGCACCAGCGTCTACGACCGTCAGTTGGCCGAGGCCGACGCGATGATCACGCAGTTGATCCACGACAACAGCGCAGCGGTCAGCAAAACCGCGCAACGCTGA
- the cysS gene encoding cysteine--tRNA ligase encodes MLSIYNTLTKSKEVFKPLDGNNVRMYVCGMTVYDYCHIGHGRSMVAFDLVTRWLRFSGYNLTYVRNITDIEDKIINRAKENGEPFDVLTERMITAMHEDEARLNILKPDMEPRATDHIAGMQTMIQTLIDKGYAYAPGNGDVYYRVAKFMGYGKLSRKKIEDLRIGARIEVDESKQDPLDFVLWKGAKPGEPSWPSPWGDGRPGWHIECSVMSTCCLGETFDIHGGGSDLEFPHHENEIAQSEAATGKTYANAWMHCGMIRINGEKMSKSLNNFFTIRDVLEKYHPEVVRYLLVSSHYRSAINYSEDNLKDAKGALERFYHALKGLPTVAPAGGEAFVERFTQVMNDDFGTPEACAVLFEMVREINRLRESDLDAAAGLAARLKELASVLGVLQLEADDFLQAGAEGRVDAAEVDALIAARLAARAGKDWAESDRIRDQLTAMGVVLEDGKGGTTWRLAD; translated from the coding sequence GTGCTTTCGATCTACAACACGCTCACCAAGAGCAAAGAAGTATTCAAGCCGCTGGATGGCAACAATGTGCGCATGTACGTCTGCGGGATGACCGTGTACGACTACTGCCACATTGGCCACGGCCGCAGCATGGTCGCGTTTGACCTGGTGACCCGCTGGTTGCGGTTCAGCGGTTATAACCTGACGTATGTGCGCAATATCACCGACATTGAAGACAAGATCATCAATCGGGCCAAGGAGAACGGCGAGCCGTTCGACGTGCTGACCGAGCGCATGATCACCGCGATGCACGAGGACGAGGCGCGCCTCAACATCCTCAAGCCGGACATGGAACCGCGGGCCACCGATCACATCGCTGGCATGCAGACCATGATCCAGACCCTGATCGACAAGGGTTACGCCTACGCACCGGGCAATGGCGACGTGTACTACCGCGTCGCCAAGTTCATGGGCTACGGCAAGCTGTCGCGCAAGAAGATCGAAGACCTGCGCATCGGCGCGCGGATCGAAGTCGACGAGTCCAAGCAGGACCCGCTGGACTTCGTGCTGTGGAAAGGCGCCAAGCCGGGTGAACCGAGCTGGCCATCGCCGTGGGGCGACGGTCGTCCGGGCTGGCACATCGAATGCTCGGTGATGTCGACCTGCTGCCTGGGCGAGACCTTCGACATTCATGGCGGCGGCAGCGACCTTGAGTTCCCGCACCATGAAAACGAAATCGCCCAGAGCGAAGCGGCCACCGGCAAGACCTACGCCAACGCGTGGATGCATTGCGGCATGATTCGCATCAATGGCGAGAAGATGTCCAAGTCCTTGAACAACTTCTTCACCATTCGCGACGTGCTGGAAAAGTACCACCCGGAAGTCGTGCGTTACCTGCTGGTGTCGAGCCACTACCGCAGCGCGATCAACTATTCGGAAGACAACCTCAAGGACGCCAAAGGCGCACTCGAGCGTTTCTACCATGCGTTGAAAGGCCTGCCGACTGTCGCGCCTGCTGGCGGCGAAGCGTTCGTCGAGCGCTTCACTCAGGTGATGAACGACGACTTCGGCACGCCGGAAGCCTGCGCGGTGCTGTTCGAGATGGTTCGCGAGATCAACCGTCTGCGTGAGAGCGATCTTGATGCGGCGGCAGGTCTGGCGGCGCGTCTGAAAGAGCTGGCGAGCGTGCTGGGTGTGTTGCAGCTTGAGGCCGATGACTTCCTGCAGGCCGGTGCCGAAGGGCGGGTTGATGCGGCTGAGGTTGATGCGCTGATTGCTGCGCGTCTGGCGGCACGTGCGGGTAAGGACTGGGCTGAATCCGACCGTATTCGCGATCAACTGACCGCGATGGGTGTGGTGCTGGAAGATGGCAAGGGTGGCACGACCTGGCGTCTGGCTGACTGA